Proteins from a single region of Flavobacterium sp. K5-23:
- a CDS encoding TIGR03862 family flavoprotein translates to MKKTVSIIGGGPAALLLAAFLDGTKFNVTIFEKNKTLGRKFLVAGKGGFNLTHSEPIDQFIERYTPTDFLEEALLDFGNNDFINWINTIGIPTFIGSSNRMYPESGIKPIAVLKAILKVLEKQEVKIQYEHNWTGWNENQDPVFNTEIEILSDYTVFALGGGSWKVTGSDGTWIDLFKTKEIAVTPFQVSNCAYQINWPKSFIAEHEGSPLKNIAISCLNKSQKGEVVITGFGIEGNAIYALSPQIREELNSFQKATIFLDLKPTVSLELLRDKFKKSSSKKPTEILRKELKLSTAQIDLLKTQLSKEIFLNRDLLVQNIKRLPIEITGKAPLNDAISTTGGIRLNTVDKNFQLKKIENQYCIGEMLDWDAPTGGYLLQACFSMGVHLARHLNTIN, encoded by the coding sequence GTGAAGAAAACAGTTTCAATTATAGGGGGAGGACCTGCGGCACTTTTACTCGCCGCATTCCTGGATGGTACAAAATTTAATGTCACCATCTTCGAGAAAAATAAAACCTTGGGAAGAAAATTTCTTGTGGCAGGAAAAGGGGGATTCAATTTAACCCATTCCGAACCAATTGACCAATTTATTGAACGCTACACCCCTACTGATTTTCTAGAAGAAGCACTCCTCGATTTTGGCAACAATGATTTTATCAATTGGATCAATACCATTGGCATTCCCACTTTCATAGGCAGTAGTAATCGTATGTATCCTGAAAGCGGAATTAAACCCATAGCGGTACTTAAAGCCATTCTAAAGGTTCTCGAAAAGCAAGAGGTTAAAATTCAATACGAACACAACTGGACTGGATGGAATGAAAATCAAGACCCTGTTTTCAATACAGAAATTGAAATCCTATCTGATTACACCGTTTTTGCCTTGGGCGGTGGCAGCTGGAAAGTAACAGGATCTGATGGCACTTGGATTGACTTATTCAAAACAAAAGAAATAGCTGTCACTCCGTTTCAAGTCTCTAATTGTGCTTATCAAATTAACTGGCCGAAAAGTTTTATTGCTGAACACGAAGGCAGCCCTCTTAAAAACATAGCTATTAGCTGTTTGAATAAGAGTCAAAAAGGGGAAGTGGTAATTACAGGTTTTGGTATTGAAGGAAATGCAATTTATGCCCTTAGTCCCCAAATTCGCGAAGAACTTAACAGCTTTCAAAAGGCTACTATATTTTTAGATTTAAAACCTACAGTATCACTAGAACTTTTAAGAGATAAGTTTAAAAAGTCTAGCTCAAAAAAACCAACTGAAATACTACGAAAAGAGCTTAAATTAAGCACGGCACAAATCGATCTTTTAAAAACCCAGCTTTCGAAAGAAATATTTTTGAATCGGGATCTGCTTGTACAAAACATTAAAAGACTGCCTATTGAAATCACGGGTAAGGCCCCATTGAATGATGCCATATCTACAACAGGAGGAATACGACTAAATACTGTGGATAAAAATTTCCAATTAAAAAAAATAGAAAATCAATACTGTATAGGAGAAATGCTGGACTGGGACGCACCCACGGGTGGATATTTACTTCAAGCTTGTTTTTCTATGGGAGTCCATCTCGCACGCCATTTGAATACTATCAATTAA
- a CDS encoding two-component regulator propeller domain-containing protein: MKERIERKLHQVNTLNYLWLLFSVFILSCNGQNKINRQQDTTIISKTDSIGKTVQQNNQNFSAPFLYSINDEQFNRVVRKVIQDKKGNLWFGCESGAYRYNGVTLDKIDEIKNQIGKGVTIKDIAEDKYGNIWFGHTGGVSKYDGKAITNYYEKDGLINNDVWSIAVDRNGIVWIGTLQGACYYNGNEFKPFAIPEAKPDMTRGITSAKIVHCIIEDSQGRMWFGTNGGAYVYNGKKLSNISEKEGLCNNNVNRIIEDSNGNMWFGTTHNGLCRFDGKSFTPFSGQEVLSGKEIWDVYQDKSNNIWVTGKRFGVYRFDGKSFTNFNKKEGLNNPGILSVLEDQEGRMWFGGVSGLFRFNGKSFVNITKNGPWTK; the protein is encoded by the coding sequence ATGAAAGAAAGAATAGAAAGAAAACTTCATCAAGTTAATACATTGAACTATTTATGGCTACTTTTTTCAGTTTTCATCCTTTCGTGTAATGGTCAAAATAAAATAAATAGACAACAGGATACTACTATTATATCAAAAACAGATTCAATTGGAAAAACAGTTCAACAAAATAACCAAAATTTTAGTGCACCGTTTCTCTATTCAATTAATGATGAACAATTTAATAGAGTCGTACGTAAAGTAATTCAAGACAAAAAGGGGAATCTTTGGTTTGGTTGCGAAAGTGGCGCATACCGTTACAATGGTGTCACACTAGATAAAATTGACGAAATTAAAAATCAAATAGGTAAAGGGGTAACAATAAAAGATATTGCGGAGGATAAATATGGCAATATTTGGTTTGGACATACAGGAGGTGTCAGTAAATATGATGGAAAAGCTATTACAAACTATTATGAAAAGGATGGCTTGATAAATAATGATGTTTGGAGTATTGCAGTAGACCGTAATGGAATAGTATGGATAGGTACTTTACAAGGAGCTTGTTATTATAATGGAAATGAATTTAAACCTTTTGCTATACCAGAGGCTAAACCAGATATGACAAGAGGCATTACAAGTGCTAAGATAGTTCATTGTATTATAGAAGATAGTCAAGGAAGAATGTGGTTTGGAACCAACGGTGGAGCATATGTTTATAATGGAAAAAAGTTGTCAAATATCTCAGAGAAAGAGGGATTGTGTAACAACAATGTGAATCGCATTATTGAAGATTCGAATGGGAATATGTGGTTTGGCACAACCCATAATGGACTTTGTCGTTTTGACGGAAAATCATTTACTCCTTTTAGTGGACAAGAAGTCCTTTCCGGTAAAGAAATATGGGATGTATATCAAGATAAATCAAACAACATTTGGGTGACAGGAAAACGTTTTGGCGTGTACCGCTTTGATGGAAAATCATTTACTAATTTTAATAAAAAAGAGGGTCTTAACAATCCCGGAATATTGAGTGTTTTAGAAGATCAAGAAGGGAGAATGTGGTTTGGTGGTGTATCAGGACTTTTTCGTTTTAACGGTAAATCCTTTGTCAATATTACCAAGAATGGCCCTTGGACAAAATAA
- a CDS encoding Rieske 2Fe-2S domain-containing protein, whose translation MNYLIACTKDELPNNSQKTVSFGNRKVALFHYNGKMSAMANACLHRSGPLGLGAVCTKYDGLYVTCPWHGWEYNIETGSSPPGYKDQQAVYDLKIEGENIMVSEEPIVKAHKAFHDNPLLDDLIKLKYQTSENSLNILGISTTNMSAKLPRFSTSENALEKSLDYAKEKYGAATKIVKLRELEFRNCEGYYSQHSHACTWPCSITEMNPNDGMTEVYESMILWADIVIVATPIRWGNASALYYKMAERLNCVQNQITINNRILVKNKLASFIITGGQDNIQQVAGQMMYFFTDLGFTFPPFSFLGWSRGWTAEDMDKNVLQFKKSEYINRTTKEIIDNCVELLKQIKNVEHNNINAPLPKPTDSPSSDIENKDMNL comes from the coding sequence ATGAATTACTTAATAGCTTGTACCAAAGACGAGTTGCCAAACAATTCACAAAAAACAGTAAGTTTTGGCAATAGGAAAGTGGCCCTTTTTCATTACAACGGAAAAATGTCGGCTATGGCCAATGCCTGCTTACACAGATCGGGTCCATTAGGACTGGGTGCCGTATGTACCAAGTATGATGGATTGTATGTAACCTGTCCCTGGCACGGATGGGAATATAACATTGAAACAGGAAGTTCCCCTCCAGGTTATAAAGATCAGCAAGCTGTTTATGACCTAAAGATAGAGGGTGAAAATATAATGGTGAGCGAAGAACCCATCGTAAAGGCACACAAAGCATTTCACGACAATCCTTTACTGGATGATTTAATAAAATTAAAATACCAAACATCCGAGAACAGCCTGAACATTTTAGGGATCAGTACCACTAATATGTCGGCCAAATTACCGCGTTTTTCAACTTCTGAAAATGCATTAGAAAAATCATTGGATTATGCAAAAGAAAAATATGGCGCGGCTACCAAAATAGTAAAACTACGGGAACTGGAATTCCGTAATTGTGAGGGCTATTATTCGCAACACAGTCACGCTTGTACTTGGCCTTGCAGCATTACTGAAATGAATCCAAATGATGGTATGACCGAAGTGTATGAAAGTATGATTCTTTGGGCTGACATTGTAATTGTAGCAACTCCCATCCGGTGGGGAAATGCTTCTGCATTGTATTATAAAATGGCCGAAAGGTTAAATTGTGTGCAAAACCAAATTACAATCAACAATAGAATTTTGGTGAAAAACAAACTGGCCTCTTTTATTATAACCGGCGGACAGGATAACATTCAACAAGTCGCAGGACAAATGATGTATTTCTTTACCGACCTAGGTTTTACTTTTCCGCCGTTTAGTTTTTTGGGTTGGAGTCGTGGCTGGACGGCCGAAGATATGGACAAAAATGTATTGCAATTTAAAAAAAGTGAATACATAAACCGCACCACAAAGGAAATTATAGATAATTGTGTAGAACTGCTGAAACAAATAAAAAATGTAGAGCATAATAATATAAATGCGCCTTTACCAAAACCTACGGATTCACCAAGTTCTGATATTGAAAATAAGGATATGAATTTATAG
- a CDS encoding patatin-like phospholipase family protein, translating into MNALVISGGGSKGAFAGGISEYLINQCKKEYSIYIGTSTGSLLVPFLAIGDLDRIKKIYTTIRQEDVFSVSPFIVKKKNGILKTKINHFGMITQFIKNRKTFGNSDNLRNLIRNNFTESDFEKLKVLNKEVVVTVANFTKQIVEHKSSNDYNYDDFCDWIWASANLVPLMSLLSKNGEEYGDGGFGNLIPVQEAIKKGATAIDVIVLRLEKRVYDNPPLHNAMEVLLRSFDFMLNQIVKDDLIIARLEAANKHVAIHFYYIDQILTVHPYIFDADQMKKWWQQGFELFQNKSPLKHHIKPPK; encoded by the coding sequence ATGAATGCATTAGTCATTTCAGGAGGAGGCAGTAAAGGCGCATTTGCAGGAGGTATTTCGGAATATCTTATCAATCAATGTAAAAAAGAGTATTCCATTTACATAGGTACTTCAACGGGTAGCTTATTGGTTCCTTTCCTGGCAATAGGTGATCTTGATCGAATAAAAAAAATATACACTACTATCCGTCAGGAAGATGTTTTTTCGGTTTCCCCATTTATTGTTAAAAAGAAAAACGGAATCCTAAAGACTAAAATAAATCATTTCGGGATGATAACTCAATTCATAAAAAACCGAAAAACTTTTGGAAATAGTGACAATTTAAGAAACTTGATTCGGAATAACTTCACGGAATCTGATTTCGAAAAGTTGAAAGTTTTAAATAAAGAAGTAGTCGTTACTGTTGCTAATTTCACCAAACAGATTGTAGAACATAAATCATCTAACGATTATAACTATGATGATTTTTGTGATTGGATATGGGCTTCGGCTAATCTAGTTCCTTTAATGAGTCTATTATCTAAAAATGGGGAGGAATATGGCGATGGGGGTTTTGGGAACTTAATCCCAGTACAGGAGGCCATAAAAAAAGGGGCTACCGCTATTGATGTAATTGTTTTAAGACTTGAAAAACGGGTTTACGACAATCCGCCCCTTCATAATGCCATGGAGGTATTACTCCGTTCTTTTGACTTTATGCTAAACCAAATTGTAAAAGATGATTTAATAATTGCCCGTCTGGAAGCCGCTAACAAACATGTTGCTATTCATTTTTATTATATCGATCAAATACTAACAGTACATCCCTATATTTTTGATGCAGATCAAATGAAAAAATGGTGGCAACAAGGTTTTGAATTGTTCCAAAACAAAAGCCCTCTTAAACATCACATAAAACCACCCAAATAA
- a CDS encoding SRPBCC family protein, which yields MNHTNTSYSETQMLIRKTVDVVFEAFIDPAITSNFWFTKGSSKLEVGKTLTWEWEMYSVSATVFVKEIIPNKKIVIDWGNPSTSVDFNFNSLSDGTTYVTIKHYGPQLENDALIAAIKDSTAGFTTVLDGLKAYLEHNINLNLIADKFPKEISQHGK from the coding sequence ATGAATCATACAAACACCTCGTATTCCGAAACACAAATGCTAATTAGGAAAACAGTAGATGTTGTTTTCGAAGCCTTTATTGACCCCGCAATTACATCAAATTTTTGGTTTACTAAAGGGAGCTCAAAATTAGAAGTGGGTAAAACCCTAACTTGGGAATGGGAAATGTATTCCGTTTCGGCTACTGTATTTGTCAAAGAAATTATACCAAACAAGAAAATTGTTATTGATTGGGGAAACCCAAGTACTTCTGTCGATTTTAATTTTAATTCTTTAAGTGACGGAACAACTTATGTAACAATCAAACATTATGGTCCCCAACTAGAAAATGATGCTTTAATAGCAGCCATTAAAGATTCTACAGCTGGTTTCACGACTGTATTGGACGGATTAAAAGCTTATCTTGAACACAATATAAACCTAAACTTAATAGCGGATAAATTCCCTAAAGAAATTTCTCAACACGGTAAATAA
- a CDS encoding Rieske 2Fe-2S domain-containing protein, translating to MGYKAIMWNKSKKKYDIVLWAFIVLFLFISSTANLLLFPNANVVTVVIRSFGLLGIVLLHMILSIGPLCRINPAFLPLLYNRRHLGVSTFLVVSVHAILSVFWFHANGNTNPLLSLFTSNTHYNSFLFFPFQTLGFAAYLILMVMAFTSHDFWLAALKPKVWKTLHMLVYAAYFLIILHIVLGVLQLENNLLVYGFIWCGLVFLSIVHIWAGYLSYKFDKQKPIMENGWQYVCKTDEIENNKAKMVNVNKERIAVFKYDGKLSAVHNECKHQNGPLGEGKIIDGCITCPWHGYQYHAHNGQAPAPFTEKIATYQLKLVGNKIFVLPQALVEGTFIEPLQFTETPKFTNEDNFYIGWLGNLNRDSIKTLKRFLFPAISISLLFLITFSFSQKRIANSEYKYNEVAQYTGTISNLPFPHIIFVKGKDDFGNPKLEVLPLVNASKFGAETLIASWCNKKPNCTATIRGTIITRDGVNAMELSEELASLLPTKNTVSEIISHPVLLGEQIITGEIIDPKCYLGVMNPGEGKPHRSCAIRCISGGIMPMIAYNQNGVKKYAVLLGENGEKINKEILDFVAEPIAIKGSLYKYENWQIFYINTKNIKRLIL from the coding sequence ATGGGATACAAAGCAATCATGTGGAATAAAAGTAAAAAAAAATATGATATTGTGCTATGGGCTTTTATCGTGTTGTTTCTATTTATTTCATCTACAGCTAACTTGTTATTATTCCCTAATGCGAACGTCGTCACGGTTGTTATTCGTTCTTTTGGTTTACTGGGCATTGTATTATTACATATGATTTTGAGCATTGGACCGCTTTGCCGAATCAATCCTGCTTTTTTACCCTTGCTTTACAACAGGCGTCATCTAGGTGTAAGTACATTTTTAGTGGTTAGCGTACACGCTATTTTGAGTGTTTTCTGGTTTCATGCCAATGGAAACACCAACCCTTTACTATCCTTGTTTACGAGCAACACCCACTATAATTCATTTCTCTTTTTTCCTTTTCAAACGCTTGGCTTTGCAGCTTATCTTATTCTAATGGTAATGGCATTCACTAGTCATGATTTTTGGTTGGCGGCACTAAAACCAAAAGTGTGGAAAACCTTGCACATGTTAGTTTATGCGGCTTATTTTTTAATTATTCTACATATAGTTTTAGGTGTTTTGCAGTTAGAAAACAACCTATTGGTGTATGGGTTTATCTGGTGTGGATTAGTTTTCCTTTCTATTGTGCATATTTGGGCAGGATATCTTTCTTATAAATTTGACAAACAAAAACCAATTATGGAAAATGGTTGGCAATATGTGTGCAAAACAGATGAAATAGAAAACAACAAGGCAAAAATGGTGAATGTGAACAAGGAACGTATTGCTGTTTTTAAATATGATGGAAAGTTAAGTGCCGTGCATAATGAATGTAAACATCAAAACGGTCCGTTAGGCGAAGGCAAGATAATAGATGGATGCATTACTTGTCCCTGGCACGGGTATCAATACCATGCTCACAATGGACAAGCTCCTGCCCCATTTACCGAAAAAATCGCTACTTATCAATTAAAATTAGTTGGCAATAAAATTTTCGTTTTGCCACAAGCATTAGTCGAGGGTACTTTTATAGAACCGCTCCAATTTACGGAAACACCAAAGTTCACAAACGAAGACAATTTTTATATTGGCTGGTTAGGAAACTTAAATAGAGATTCGATAAAAACTTTAAAACGATTTTTATTTCCTGCCATTTCCATAAGCTTATTGTTTCTTATTACATTCAGCTTTTCACAAAAAAGAATTGCTAATTCGGAGTATAAATACAACGAAGTTGCCCAATACACGGGTACGATAAGCAACCTTCCATTTCCCCATATTATTTTCGTGAAAGGAAAAGATGATTTTGGAAATCCAAAATTAGAAGTACTGCCACTGGTTAATGCCTCGAAATTTGGTGCAGAAACTCTAATTGCCAGTTGGTGCAATAAAAAACCGAATTGTACAGCAACAATTAGAGGAACTATCATAACCAGAGACGGTGTTAATGCAATGGAGCTGAGTGAAGAACTGGCTTCATTATTACCTACCAAAAATACTGTGTCTGAAATTATAAGCCATCCCGTATTACTGGGAGAACAAATTATTACAGGAGAAATTATCGACCCAAAATGTTATCTGGGAGTTATGAATCCTGGCGAAGGAAAACCCCACCGCAGCTGTGCCATACGTTGCATTAGTGGCGGTATAATGCCTATGATAGCCTATAACCAAAACGGGGTGAAAAAATACGCTGTTTTACTGGGTGAGAATGGAGAAAAAATAAACAAAGAAATACTTGATTTTGTTGCAGAACCCATTGCAATAAAAGGTTCCCTATATAAGTATGAAAATTGGCAGATTTTTTACATCAACACCAAAAACATAAAACGATTAATACTTTAA
- a CDS encoding histidine phosphatase family protein, which produces MKKILLIVLLFAFKISAQTGNPTTIYLVRHAEKITTDPGNKDPLLSETGQSRAKVLAKKLKKVKLQNIYSTNYNRTKLTATPTAIRQHKTILFYDPQQLKNNANTILKDNQGKNVLIIGHSNTVLEMIEALGGKKPIDRITDQEYDYFFKLTINQDGSAIVSVSHYGQPNSNNEGEQMMKGK; this is translated from the coding sequence ATGAAAAAAATATTATTAATAGTACTATTATTCGCTTTCAAAATTTCGGCACAAACAGGAAATCCAACAACCATTTATCTTGTACGTCATGCAGAAAAAATCACTACTGACCCAGGTAATAAAGATCCCCTTTTATCTGAAACAGGACAGTCTAGAGCAAAAGTATTAGCTAAAAAACTAAAAAAAGTAAAACTACAAAACATCTACTCTACTAATTACAACCGTACAAAACTGACTGCAACTCCTACGGCTATTAGACAACATAAAACAATACTTTTTTATGATCCTCAGCAGTTAAAAAACAATGCAAATACAATCTTAAAAGACAACCAAGGTAAAAATGTGTTGATAATAGGGCATTCCAATACTGTATTAGAAATGATTGAAGCTCTAGGAGGAAAAAAGCCTATTGATCGTATTACGGATCAGGAATATGATTACTTTTTTAAGTTAACAATAAATCAGGATGGTTCTGCTATTGTTTCAGTCTCTCATTATGGCCAACCCAACTCCAATAATGAAGGAGAACAAATGATGAAAGGAAAATAA
- a CDS encoding VOC family protein: MTTNTNYPKSFSHIGLTVPNIKEAVKFYSEVMGWYVIMEPSKVKKEKETAIGQMCIDVFGEEWEEFEIAHLSTSDGIGIELFSFPNGVKEAPEFNPFNTGLFHFCVQDPNIEALIDKIVSYGGKQRMPIREYYPNDKPFKMCYVEDPFGIVFEIYTHSYELTYSSGAYSK, encoded by the coding sequence ATGACTACAAATACAAATTATCCAAAATCATTTTCGCATATTGGCCTTACGGTTCCAAATATAAAAGAAGCCGTAAAATTCTATTCAGAAGTAATGGGATGGTATGTAATTATGGAACCTTCTAAAGTAAAAAAAGAAAAAGAAACCGCCATTGGGCAAATGTGTATTGACGTTTTTGGGGAAGAATGGGAAGAATTTGAAATTGCTCATCTCTCAACATCGGATGGAATTGGGATTGAATTATTTTCTTTTCCAAACGGAGTTAAAGAAGCACCTGAATTTAATCCTTTCAACACAGGTCTTTTTCATTTTTGTGTCCAAGATCCAAATATTGAAGCCTTAATAGATAAAATTGTATCTTATGGAGGAAAGCAAAGAATGCCTATTAGAGAATACTACCCGAATGACAAGCCTTTCAAAATGTGTTATGTCGAAGACCCTTTTGGAATTGTTTTCGAAATCTACACGCATAGTTATGAATTGACCTATTCTTCAGGTGCTTATTCGAAATAA
- a CDS encoding helix-turn-helix domain-containing protein — protein MNLIGTKWKPLILFHLLEADLRSGILQKKIPGISNKMFTQTVRELERDGLVLRTVFPVVPPRVEYKLSERGRSLEMILRSLDKWGLEDNQN, from the coding sequence ATGAATTTAATAGGAACAAAATGGAAACCTCTAATTTTATTTCATTTGTTAGAAGCTGATTTACGCTCAGGAATATTACAAAAGAAAATCCCAGGCATATCAAATAAAATGTTTACTCAAACAGTGAGAGAGTTAGAGAGGGATGGGCTTGTTTTAAGAACCGTTTTTCCTGTAGTCCCTCCTAGAGTGGAATACAAATTAAGCGAAAGAGGCAGATCACTTGAGATGATTTTAAGAAGTTTAGATAAATGGGGGTTGGAGGATAACCAGAATTAA
- a CDS encoding SulP family inorganic anion transporter: MKQYFNLFDFKQKVNYKTEVLAGLTVAMTMIPESLSFAILAGFPPLVGLYAAFIMGLVTAIFGGRPGMVSGGAGATVIVLIALMKSHGLDYVFAAVALAGVLQIMVGLFKLGKFIRLVPQPVMFGFVNGLAIIIFMSQIEQFKTLVNGESVWLSGNPLYIMVGLVALTIAIVMLFPKITKAIPASLVAIIVVFGLVLGLGIDTKTVSDIASISGGFPPFHVPDIALNIETLTLIFPYALIMASVGLTEGLLTLNLVDEMTGTKGSGNRECIAQGSANILNGFFFGMGGCPMIAQTLVNLSAGSRARLSGIVASLAILGIILFGAPVIEQLPIAALVGVMIMVAIGTFEWVSFRIINKMPKHDIFVLLLVALITVLLHNLALAVLIGVIISALVFAWESAKRIRARKFIDDKGVKHYEIYGPLFFGSTAAFSEKFDVSNDPLEVIIDFKESKISDMSAIDAVNKITERYAKVGKKIHLRHLSADCRQLLKNADDVIEINIIEDPTYKVAVD, translated from the coding sequence ATGAAACAGTATTTCAATTTATTCGACTTTAAACAAAAAGTCAACTACAAAACCGAAGTTTTAGCAGGATTAACCGTGGCTATGACAATGATCCCCGAATCGCTTTCTTTTGCTATTCTAGCTGGATTTCCTCCTTTGGTTGGTTTGTATGCTGCATTTATAATGGGATTAGTTACTGCTATATTTGGCGGAAGACCAGGAATGGTTTCCGGTGGAGCAGGAGCAACGGTAATTGTTTTAATTGCCCTAATGAAATCACATGGCTTAGATTATGTTTTTGCGGCTGTTGCTTTGGCAGGAGTATTGCAAATTATGGTTGGCTTATTCAAGCTTGGTAAATTCATACGTTTAGTGCCTCAGCCCGTAATGTTCGGGTTTGTGAATGGATTGGCGATAATTATTTTTATGTCACAAATAGAGCAGTTCAAAACATTAGTGAATGGGGAGAGCGTATGGCTATCTGGTAATCCATTGTATATTATGGTGGGATTGGTAGCTTTGACTATTGCTATTGTGATGTTATTCCCAAAAATAACTAAAGCAATACCGGCTTCATTAGTGGCTATAATTGTGGTTTTTGGGTTAGTATTGGGCCTTGGCATAGACACTAAAACAGTAAGTGATATTGCATCGATAAGTGGTGGTTTTCCTCCTTTTCACGTTCCAGATATCGCATTAAATATTGAAACGCTAACACTGATTTTTCCTTATGCCTTGATTATGGCTTCAGTAGGTTTAACCGAAGGCTTGTTGACTTTAAATTTAGTTGATGAAATGACGGGGACTAAAGGGAGCGGAAATAGAGAATGCATCGCTCAGGGAAGTGCCAATATATTAAATGGTTTTTTCTTTGGTATGGGTGGCTGTCCTATGATTGCCCAAACATTAGTTAACCTTTCAGCAGGTTCAAGAGCCCGTTTGTCAGGTATAGTTGCTTCTCTGGCAATTCTGGGTATCATTTTATTTGGAGCGCCCGTAATTGAACAATTGCCTATTGCGGCTTTAGTGGGGGTAATGATTATGGTGGCTATTGGAACATTTGAATGGGTTAGTTTTCGAATAATAAACAAAATGCCAAAACACGATATTTTCGTTTTACTATTAGTTGCTTTAATTACGGTTTTACTTCATAATTTGGCTTTAGCCGTATTAATTGGGGTAATTATTTCAGCTTTAGTATTTGCTTGGGAAAGTGCCAAACGTATTCGCGCTAGAAAATTTATAGATGATAAAGGGGTAAAACACTATGAAATTTACGGTCCGCTTTTCTTTGGTTCAACTGCTGCATTTTCTGAAAAATTTGATGTTTCGAATGATCCATTGGAAGTGATAATTGATTTTAAAGAAAGTAAAATTTCGGATATGAGTGCGATTGACGCCGTGAATAAAATAACGGAACGCTATGCTAAAGTGGGTAAAAAAATCCACTTGCGCCATTTGAGTGCTGATTGTCGTCAGTTATTAAAAAATGCTGATGATGTTATTGAAATTAACATAATTGAAGATCCAACCTATAAAGTAGCTGTAGATTAG